The Geotalea uraniireducens Rf4 genome window below encodes:
- the plsY gene encoding glycerol-3-phosphate 1-O-acyltransferase PlsY: MAKEITLLVCAYLLGSIPTGLLLAKASGVNIRETGSGNIGATNVYRTLGRKVGIMTLIGDCLKGLIPVLIAKQLGLPEVWIAATGLAAFLGHVYTVFLGFKGGKGVATALGVFLGVSPLSVLIALGVFILVLVRWRYVSLASITAAAAMPLVIAFLEPKKLLIAMSLAIAALVIYKHRENIQRLRSGTESKFKSS; the protein is encoded by the coding sequence GTGGCAAAGGAAATTACGCTCCTCGTGTGCGCTTATCTGTTAGGATCAATACCCACAGGTCTTCTGCTGGCCAAAGCATCAGGCGTCAACATCCGGGAAACCGGCAGCGGGAACATCGGCGCGACCAATGTTTACCGCACCCTTGGGCGCAAGGTCGGGATCATGACCCTCATCGGCGACTGCCTGAAGGGGCTTATCCCGGTCCTGATCGCAAAGCAGCTCGGGCTCCCTGAAGTCTGGATCGCCGCAACAGGACTTGCCGCCTTTCTCGGCCATGTTTACACCGTTTTTCTCGGTTTTAAAGGGGGAAAAGGGGTGGCCACGGCACTGGGTGTATTTCTGGGAGTTTCGCCCCTGTCGGTGCTCATTGCCCTCGGGGTTTTCATCCTCGTCCTCGTCAGATGGCGCTACGTATCACTGGCATCCATTACCGCAGCAGCTGCCATGCCCCTCGTCATCGCCTTTCTTGAACCGAAAAAGCTGCTCATCGCCATGTCTCTGGCAATAGCAGCTCTCGTCATTTACAAGCACCGGGAAAACATTCAGCGCCTCAGAAGCGGCACGGAAAGCAAATTCAAATCATCATAA